In Blautia wexlerae DSM 19850, a single window of DNA contains:
- a CDS encoding DUF362 domain-containing protein, translating into MNLVKSKVVLLPCREYDEEKIYMLLKQGLDFLGGVETLIPKDAKILLKPNLLKKAEVEKAVITHPVVVGVFAGILRESGYENIVLADSCGHGTTQAVIRGTGMDTYLEKYHIPAVDYSEGVKTAYPQGVQAKEFILPKELLEQDCVISLSKMKTHALERITGAVKNSYGFVYGFYKAKGHTQYPSADSFARMLIDLNKCVAPKLYVMDGIVAMEGNGPGSGDPVPMNVLLMSTDPVALDSVFSRLVYLKPEMVPTNYHGEKMGLGTWKEEEITLLTPDGEISMAEAVKKYGNPAFNVDRTEVRKNIWTRMAGALNIFQKKPYIEADKCVRCGICVQSCPVPGKAVDFRKGKGKPPVYDYRKCIRCFCCQEMCPKKAIKVK; encoded by the coding sequence GTGAATTTGGTGAAAAGTAAAGTGGTATTACTTCCCTGCCGGGAATATGATGAAGAAAAAATCTATATGCTGCTGAAACAGGGGCTGGATTTTCTGGGTGGAGTGGAGACTCTGATTCCAAAGGATGCGAAGATCCTGCTGAAGCCGAATCTGCTGAAAAAAGCAGAGGTAGAGAAAGCAGTGATCACACATCCGGTTGTAGTAGGAGTTTTTGCGGGAATCCTGCGTGAAAGTGGGTATGAGAATATTGTGCTTGCAGATTCCTGCGGTCATGGAACCACTCAGGCAGTGATTCGCGGAACAGGAATGGATACTTATCTGGAGAAATATCATATTCCGGCTGTTGATTATTCTGAGGGCGTGAAAACTGCTTATCCGCAGGGAGTCCAGGCAAAGGAATTTATCCTGCCAAAAGAACTGTTGGAGCAGGACTGTGTGATTTCCCTGAGCAAGATGAAAACACATGCATTAGAACGTATCACCGGTGCGGTTAAGAACAGCTATGGGTTTGTATATGGATTCTATAAAGCGAAGGGGCACACGCAGTACCCGAGTGCAGACAGCTTTGCCAGAATGCTTATTGATCTGAATAAATGTGTGGCACCGAAGCTGTATGTGATGGATGGGATCGTGGCCATGGAGGGCAACGGACCGGGTTCGGGAGATCCGGTTCCTATGAATGTACTGCTGATGTCCACAGATCCGGTTGCACTGGACAGTGTATTCAGCCGTCTGGTTTATCTGAAACCGGAGATGGTTCCGACGAACTATCATGGCGAGAAAATGGGACTTGGTACATGGAAAGAAGAGGAGATTACCCTTCTGACACCAGACGGGGAGATTTCCATGGCAGAGGCAGTGAAAAAATACGGAAATCCGGCTTTTAATGTAGACCGCACAGAAGTGCGAAAGAATATCTGGACAAGAATGGCGGGAGCGTTAAACATTTTTCAGAAAAAACCATATATAGAAGCTGATAAATGTGTCCGCTGCGGGATCTGTGTGCAGAGCTGTCCGGTTCCGGGGAAAGCTGTGG
- a CDS encoding polyamine ABC transporter substrate-binding protein: MKKRVLAVVMCALMAGTAFTGFKDAGDDKELVLFTWEGMFPQEVLDDFEKETGVKVVYSNFDTDETMLEKLSMAKGGDYDIVIADDYILETAIQEGLAEKLDKDSLENIGNINPLYQGQFYDPDDEYTVPYGAGIPLIVYDPEQVDIDIKGYKDLWDPSLEDSIALTANYRVINGITQLSMGESMNEEDVDVIKKTGEKLLELAPNVRLIQDDNTQNALLNGEASVAFLYTSQVTAALAENPDLKVVYPEEGLGFGIMGMFIPSEAPDKDAAYSFMDYIMQPEVAAKCTDYIGYYSTNKAADELVNPDLVVPDDVTKGEIVQNVSQDADAQYQKNWTEFKAACD; this comes from the coding sequence TAAAGAACTTGTACTTTTTACATGGGAGGGAATGTTCCCGCAGGAAGTTCTGGATGATTTTGAAAAAGAGACAGGAGTTAAGGTTGTTTATTCAAACTTCGATACAGATGAAACCATGCTTGAGAAGCTTTCCATGGCAAAGGGCGGCGACTATGATATTGTAATCGCAGATGATTATATTCTGGAAACTGCGATCCAGGAAGGACTTGCAGAGAAGCTTGACAAGGATTCTCTGGAGAATATCGGAAATATCAACCCATTATATCAGGGACAGTTCTATGATCCAGACGATGAATACACAGTTCCTTACGGAGCAGGCATCCCGCTGATCGTTTATGATCCGGAACAGGTGGATATTGATATCAAAGGATATAAAGACCTCTGGGATCCGTCTCTTGAGGACAGCATTGCACTGACTGCAAACTATCGTGTGATCAATGGTATCACCCAGCTTTCCATGGGCGAGAGCATGAATGAAGAGGACGTTGACGTGATCAAGAAGACAGGAGAGAAGCTTCTGGAACTTGCTCCGAATGTACGTCTGATCCAGGATGACAATACACAGAATGCACTTCTCAACGGAGAAGCAAGTGTTGCATTTCTTTATACCTCTCAGGTAACAGCTGCTCTGGCTGAGAATCCTGATCTGAAGGTGGTATATCCGGAAGAAGGACTTGGATTTGGTATTATGGGTATGTTTATTCCAAGTGAAGCGCCGGATAAAGATGCGGCATATTCTTTCATGGATTACATCATGCAGCCGGAGGTTGCAGCGAAATGCACAGACTATATCGGCTATTACAGCACAAATAAAGCAGCAGATGAGCTGGTAAATCCGGATCTGGTAGTTCCGGATGACGTTACAAAGGGCGAGATCGTCCAGAATGTAAGCCAGGACGCAGACGCACAGTATCAGAAGAACTGGACTGAATTTAAGGCTGCCTGCGACTAA
- the ptsP gene encoding phosphoenolpyruvate--protein phosphotransferase, translating to MDVYKGTGAFSGIAIGKILYYHKSEYQMRQYEITDVKTELNIFRQARTRVMEQLEDLYEKNCIIQGTQAEIFLRQKNLLEGKSFQRAIESVIQSEKVNSAYAVMTTRDEMLKTFRTLEEPAIKERLDNMREISDRLIGELGGISPRIDLGDEPVIVVTESITPTELMEMDKDKLMAIVTHHGSDMSHAAIMAKTMNIPALLEIDTDSEWDGRQAIVDGYTGTLYIDPDEEVKKEYEIRRQADKEEREELLKLRREPDITKDGRKIEIYANIGNMDDLNSVLYYGAAGIGLLRSEFQYLGRENYPRENELFLAYKKIAETMGEKLTVIRTADLGADKQAEYLNIPDETNPIMGNRGIRLCLDRKRMFKAQLRAIFRASAYGNLALMYPMISSEEEMDEIEEIIREVKIGLDEKGIPYKHIKTGIMIETPAAVMISRELARRVDFLSLGTNDLSQYTLAMDRQNPLLRKKYNDHHPAVLRMIQMVIEAGHAENRRVCICGELAADTALTEEFLRMGVDCLSVVPACILPVRKALRQVDLSGDDKGA from the coding sequence ATGGATGTTTACAAGGGAACCGGTGCCTTTTCCGGAATTGCCATCGGTAAGATACTGTATTATCATAAAAGCGAATATCAGATGCGCCAGTACGAAATCACAGATGTGAAAACAGAGCTGAATATTTTCCGGCAGGCGCGCACCAGAGTCATGGAACAGCTGGAGGATTTATATGAAAAAAACTGCATAATTCAGGGAACCCAGGCAGAGATTTTTCTCAGACAAAAGAATCTGCTGGAGGGAAAAAGCTTTCAACGTGCCATTGAGAGTGTCATACAGAGTGAAAAAGTAAATTCTGCCTATGCGGTAATGACTACAAGGGATGAGATGCTTAAGACTTTCAGAACTCTGGAAGAGCCTGCGATTAAAGAACGGCTGGATAATATGCGGGAGATTTCCGACCGCCTGATCGGTGAACTGGGAGGTATCTCTCCCAGGATAGATCTTGGGGATGAGCCTGTGATCGTTGTGACGGAGAGTATTACGCCAACAGAACTGATGGAGATGGATAAGGATAAACTGATGGCTATTGTTACCCATCATGGTTCCGACATGTCTCATGCTGCCATTATGGCAAAAACAATGAATATACCGGCTCTGCTGGAAATTGACACAGATTCGGAGTGGGACGGACGGCAGGCTATTGTGGACGGATATACCGGAACTTTGTATATTGATCCGGATGAAGAGGTAAAAAAAGAATATGAGATCCGCAGGCAGGCTGATAAAGAAGAAAGAGAAGAGCTTCTGAAATTAAGGAGAGAACCGGATATCACAAAAGATGGCAGAAAAATTGAAATCTATGCCAATATCGGAAATATGGACGACCTGAACAGTGTGCTGTATTACGGAGCTGCCGGGATTGGTCTTCTGCGCAGTGAATTCCAGTATCTTGGAAGAGAAAATTATCCTCGTGAAAATGAGCTGTTTCTTGCATACAAAAAGATTGCGGAGACCATGGGAGAAAAGCTCACTGTGATCCGTACGGCAGATCTCGGAGCAGACAAGCAGGCAGAATATCTGAATATCCCGGACGAGACAAATCCGATCATGGGGAACAGAGGAATCCGTCTCTGCCTTGACAGAAAAAGAATGTTCAAGGCACAGCTTCGGGCAATTTTCAGGGCGAGTGCATATGGAAATCTGGCGCTGATGTATCCGATGATCAGCTCAGAAGAGGAAATGGATGAGATTGAAGAAATTATCCGGGAAGTAAAGATCGGGCTGGATGAAAAAGGAATTCCGTATAAACATATTAAGACAGGAATCATGATCGAGACTCCGGCAGCAGTCATGATTAGCCGGGAGCTTGCCAGAAGAGTGGATTTCCTGAGTCTTGGAACCAATGACCTGAGTCAGTATACACTGGCGATGGACAGACAGAATCCGCTTCTGCGCAAGAAATATAATGACCATCACCCGGCAGTGCTGCGTATGATTCAAATGGTGATCGAAGCGGGACATGCAGAAAACAGACGTGTCTGTATCTGCGGGGAACTTGCAGCAGACACTGCCCTGACAGAAGAATTTCTGAGGATGGGTGTGGACTGTCTCTCTGTAGTGCCGGCATGTATTTTGCCGGTAAGAAAAGCACTGAGACAGGTGGATCTGTCCGGAGATGATAAAGGTGCGTGA